In Streptomyces sclerotialus, one genomic interval encodes:
- a CDS encoding NACHT domain-containing protein — translation MDPTTAAARLTPGLVGPLVRTLFMSEEESAAAGVADDRPVPVARLVAFRGEKPALTEEDLERLAERLVAPAASDEAAIPPVSGALARTFGALATSELDDWQAVRLRPADFAQRMRAAVPDVERGLTADGRALFRAVLDAVAVHILHFFTRRSEFVARTLVEQTRRLAELAAGKDGAGDGDGAAGEPAVGTAPPRGSSADAAFEERYARDVAVLHNHLTIFGIDLAHSPDSWPLDAAYLGLQCERGQPELSGPPAGERQDPGPQAPPVPAEQALAGLDKVLVRGVAGSGKTTLLQWLAVATARDELPPALAGQLPGRVPFLLPVRRFASHSGIPSPDGFLAAMGYAGADAQPAGWAERVLRAGRGLLLVDGVDEAPEDDRERLRVRLREWTARYPGNVWVVTSRPSAVPEDWLASDGFTELRLAPMSREDVAAFIQRWHRAAAQQSPADLDRLGHYERTLLNAVRITRDLGRLATNPLMCGLLCALHRDRRGYLPSGRKELYDAGLSMLLERRDRERAMVPTDAIDLPRQPKIQLLQKLAHWMLVNGRSEMGRDVAVDTLARHLPAIPDAARQGDAEDVYRHLLNRTGLLRETTPGTVDFVHRTFQDYLAARATVQQHDFGLLLDHAHHTEWEDVIRMAVALARPDECAQLLNGLLAPHAGVRAAEARHRKLLAAACLEHATELDPEVRRRVQRFTRDMMRPTTPAGARALGWIGPIVLEMLPDPATATNAEAYLLALTATSIGDDMAIDYLTGLRERSHLDIRAQLASAWRKYDTERYAREIIAHLDDAELYFPVSDLEELHALRRLGGRPHLQIAGRFTPDQLIEGIVAERLTRLWLTSDLGVPLDWLTVFPRLDTLLVGSRLPRPAGVPEHIEVVEL, via the coding sequence ATGGATCCCACGACCGCCGCCGCCCGCCTCACCCCCGGCCTCGTCGGGCCGCTCGTCAGAACGCTGTTCATGAGTGAAGAGGAGAGCGCGGCGGCGGGCGTGGCGGACGACCGTCCGGTGCCGGTGGCGCGGCTCGTCGCCTTCCGCGGGGAGAAACCGGCGCTCACCGAGGAGGACCTCGAACGGCTGGCGGAACGGCTCGTGGCCCCGGCCGCGTCCGACGAGGCGGCGATACCGCCCGTGTCCGGCGCACTGGCCCGTACGTTCGGTGCGCTCGCCACCAGCGAGCTGGACGACTGGCAGGCCGTACGCCTGCGGCCCGCCGACTTCGCGCAGCGGATGCGCGCCGCCGTGCCGGACGTGGAGCGCGGTCTGACCGCCGACGGCCGCGCGCTGTTCCGGGCCGTGCTGGACGCCGTGGCCGTGCACATCCTGCACTTCTTCACACGGCGGTCGGAGTTCGTGGCGCGCACCCTCGTGGAGCAGACCCGGCGGCTGGCGGAGCTGGCGGCGGGAAAGGACGGCGCCGGTGACGGGGACGGCGCCGCGGGCGAGCCCGCCGTCGGGACCGCCCCGCCCCGGGGCTCCTCGGCCGATGCCGCCTTCGAGGAGCGGTACGCGCGGGACGTCGCCGTACTCCACAACCACCTCACGATCTTCGGCATCGACCTCGCGCACTCCCCGGACAGCTGGCCACTGGACGCCGCCTACCTGGGGCTGCAGTGCGAGCGCGGCCAGCCGGAGCTGTCCGGGCCGCCGGCCGGCGAGCGGCAGGATCCCGGCCCGCAGGCCCCGCCCGTCCCCGCCGAGCAGGCGCTGGCCGGGCTGGACAAGGTCCTCGTCCGGGGTGTCGCGGGGTCCGGCAAGACGACCCTGCTCCAGTGGCTCGCGGTCGCCACGGCGCGTGACGAACTGCCGCCCGCGCTGGCCGGACAGCTGCCGGGCCGGGTGCCGTTCCTGCTGCCCGTACGGCGCTTCGCCTCGCACTCCGGCATTCCGTCGCCCGACGGCTTCCTGGCCGCCATGGGGTACGCGGGCGCCGACGCGCAGCCGGCCGGCTGGGCGGAGCGCGTGCTGCGCGCCGGCCGCGGGCTGCTGCTCGTCGACGGTGTGGACGAGGCGCCGGAGGACGACCGTGAGCGGCTGCGGGTGCGGCTACGGGAGTGGACGGCCCGGTACCCGGGCAACGTGTGGGTCGTGACCTCACGGCCGTCCGCCGTGCCGGAGGACTGGCTGGCCTCCGACGGGTTCACCGAGCTGCGGCTGGCGCCGATGAGCCGGGAGGACGTCGCGGCGTTCATCCAGCGCTGGCACCGTGCCGCGGCGCAGCAGTCCCCCGCGGACCTGGACCGGCTCGGGCACTACGAGCGCACGCTGCTGAACGCCGTACGCATCACCCGGGACCTGGGGCGGCTGGCGACCAATCCGCTGATGTGCGGGCTGCTGTGCGCGCTCCACCGGGACCGGCGCGGCTACCTGCCCAGCGGACGCAAGGAGCTGTACGACGCGGGCCTGTCGATGCTGCTGGAGCGGCGGGACCGGGAGCGGGCGATGGTACCCACCGACGCCATCGACCTGCCGCGGCAGCCGAAGATACAGCTGCTCCAGAAGCTGGCCCACTGGATGCTGGTCAACGGGCGGTCCGAGATGGGCCGGGACGTCGCCGTCGACACGCTCGCCCGGCATCTGCCCGCCATCCCCGACGCGGCGCGGCAGGGCGACGCCGAGGACGTCTACCGGCATCTGCTGAACCGCACCGGGCTGCTGCGCGAGACGACGCCCGGCACGGTGGACTTCGTGCACCGCACGTTCCAGGACTACCTGGCCGCGCGGGCCACCGTGCAGCAGCACGACTTCGGCCTGCTGCTGGACCACGCGCACCACACGGAGTGGGAGGACGTCATCCGGATGGCCGTCGCCCTCGCCCGGCCCGACGAGTGCGCCCAGCTGCTGAACGGGCTGCTGGCGCCGCACGCGGGCGTACGCGCCGCGGAGGCCCGGCACCGCAAGCTGCTGGCCGCCGCCTGCCTGGAGCACGCCACCGAGCTGGACCCGGAGGTCCGCCGGCGCGTGCAGCGCTTCACGCGCGACATGATGCGGCCGACCACACCGGCCGGGGCCCGCGCGCTGGGCTGGATCGGGCCGATCGTCCTGGAGATGCTGCCGGACCCGGCCACGGCCACCAACGCCGAGGCGTACCTCCTCGCGCTCACCGCCACCTCCATCGGCGACGACATGGCCATCGACTACCTCACGGGACTGCGGGAGCGGTCCCACCTGGACATACGGGCGCAGCTGGCGAGCGCCTGGCGGAAGTACGACACCGAGCGGTACGCGCGGGAGATCATCGCCCACCTCGACGACGCCGAGCTGTACTTCCCGGTGTCCGACCTGGAGGAACTGCACGCCCTGCGCCGGCTGGGCGGCCGGCCGCACCTCCAGATCGCCGGGCGGTTCACGCCCGACCAGCTCATCGAGGGCATCGTCGCCGAGCGGCTGACCCGGCTGTGGCTCACCTCCGACCTGGGCGTCCCGCTGGACTGGCTGACCGTCTTCCCCCGCCTGGACACGCTCCTGGTCGGCAGCCGCCTCCCCCGCCCGGCCGGCGTCCCGGAGCACATCGAGGTCGTGGAGCTGTAG
- a CDS encoding NACHT domain-containing protein produces the protein MDPATVGARLASSVVAPLVKKLFVKEGPGAGLAERPVRVSALVSFTGEKRTLTEGELRKIAGELVARAVRAAGPGERPVAAAEEAAVADALTRTLHALGGLAMDDVQAVRLGAPALARRLRQEAGQEALSALSRDAEQLYDTLLGIACLHIVHFFTQRSTFVARTLVEQSRDLDRLIALTDELIARNPSPRTADTAFERDYLAHLGRKHGRLTIYGIDLAHSPDRWPLDTAYLSLHATYAQDGAAPDAEAAYDGLRGTPAPPASPVPADHALAGHDRVLLRGVAGSGKSTLVQWLAVSCTPAGGTAALPHLHGRIPFVLPLRTLQRSGADLPTPDRFLAAVGCPVSGAQPDGWAHRVLAGGRGLVLVDGLDEIPERERERARRWLRDLLDAFPHNLWMVTSRPSAVREDWLAAEGFTELTLAPMSRDDVAAFIGRWHAAARAGTPADEDRLTAYERSLLHAVHTKQDLGRLATNPLMCGLICALHRDRRGYLPHGRKELYDAALTMLLSRRDRERDMNGPDGIELSDEPQIQLLQRLAYWLIRNGRTELDRAHAERIVADALPAVPAAAAQGDADAVFRHLLLRSGLLREPAPGAVDFVHRTFQDYLGARAAVEEWDIGLLTAHAHDSQWEDVIRMAVAHGRPRERAEILRELLARADAATGEAERAVRTRILLLALACLEHATELDPAVRRAVEDRTAELLPPRSAEEARELAAAGPLVLELLPGPEGLTEDEAVAVTVAASNVESDRAVPVLARFRDHPALRVRSQLVWAWHRFDAGRYAEEVVRHLDADGLMYSVHTDDHLRLLREMGGRERIDARSKVSQEGLASHAREVGAQFLRIEANDVHALGFLRDTPRLTRLTLYDTPRLGDLSPLAGLPLEWLALFHLTGLRDLRPLASLPGLTNLTVHLPDIPWSPDDLPKDAPLQRLRLGGTASRGWSGPLAVRAWPELRELLLDSQACPRDAAGWAEIAALESLTHLSVDADCLAACPAGLTLPGLVSLRLFDPAGTFPGRAAVAHHFPGLRRLDVVGPSNAVPLPS, from the coding sequence ATGGATCCGGCAACGGTGGGGGCCCGGCTGGCGTCGTCCGTCGTGGCACCGCTCGTGAAGAAGCTCTTCGTGAAGGAGGGGCCGGGCGCGGGGCTGGCGGAGAGGCCGGTACGGGTGTCCGCGCTCGTCTCGTTCACGGGCGAGAAGCGCACGCTCACCGAGGGCGAGCTGCGCAAGATCGCCGGGGAGCTGGTGGCGCGCGCCGTGCGGGCCGCCGGTCCCGGGGAACGGCCCGTCGCCGCCGCCGAGGAGGCCGCCGTCGCCGACGCGCTCACCCGGACCCTGCACGCCCTCGGCGGGCTGGCCATGGACGACGTACAGGCCGTCCGGCTGGGCGCCCCGGCGCTCGCCCGCCGGCTGCGCCAGGAGGCCGGCCAGGAGGCGCTGAGCGCGCTCTCCCGGGATGCCGAGCAGCTGTACGACACCCTGCTCGGCATCGCCTGCCTGCACATCGTGCACTTCTTCACCCAGCGGTCGACGTTTGTCGCCCGCACCCTCGTCGAGCAGAGCCGGGACCTGGACCGGCTCATCGCCCTGACCGACGAGCTCATCGCGCGCAACCCGTCACCCCGGACCGCGGACACCGCCTTCGAGCGGGACTACCTCGCCCACCTCGGCAGGAAGCACGGCCGTCTGACGATCTACGGCATCGACCTGGCGCACTCGCCGGACCGCTGGCCACTGGACACGGCGTACCTGAGCCTGCACGCCACGTACGCGCAGGACGGCGCGGCACCGGACGCCGAGGCCGCGTACGACGGCCTGCGCGGCACCCCGGCCCCGCCCGCCTCACCGGTACCCGCCGACCACGCGCTCGCCGGGCACGACCGGGTCCTGCTGCGCGGCGTCGCCGGCTCGGGCAAGAGCACGCTGGTGCAGTGGCTCGCGGTCTCCTGCACCCCGGCGGGCGGCACGGCCGCCCTCCCGCACCTCCACGGACGCATCCCCTTCGTCCTCCCCCTGCGGACGCTCCAGCGGTCCGGCGCCGACCTCCCCACCCCCGACCGCTTCCTCGCGGCCGTCGGCTGCCCCGTGTCCGGCGCGCAGCCGGACGGCTGGGCGCACCGGGTCCTGGCGGGCGGGCGCGGGCTGGTCCTCGTGGACGGGCTGGACGAGATCCCGGAGCGGGAGCGCGAGCGGGCCCGGCGCTGGCTGCGCGACCTCCTCGACGCGTTCCCGCACAACCTGTGGATGGTGACCTCGCGCCCCTCCGCCGTCCGCGAGGACTGGCTGGCGGCCGAGGGCTTCACCGAACTGACGCTCGCCCCGATGAGCCGCGACGACGTGGCCGCGTTCATCGGACGGTGGCACGCCGCCGCCCGCGCGGGAACCCCGGCGGACGAGGACCGGCTCACGGCGTACGAACGGTCGCTGCTGCACGCCGTACACACCAAGCAGGACCTGGGACGGCTGGCGACCAACCCCCTGATGTGCGGGCTGATCTGCGCGCTCCACCGCGACCGGCGCGGCTACCTGCCGCACGGGCGCAAGGAGCTGTACGACGCGGCGCTGACGATGCTGCTGTCGCGCCGCGACCGGGAGCGCGACATGAACGGCCCGGACGGCATCGAGCTGAGCGACGAGCCGCAGATCCAGCTGCTCCAGCGGCTCGCGTACTGGCTCATCAGGAACGGCCGTACGGAGCTGGACCGCGCGCACGCCGAGCGCATCGTCGCGGACGCGCTGCCGGCCGTACCGGCGGCGGCCGCCCAGGGGGACGCCGACGCGGTCTTCCGGCACCTGCTGCTCCGCAGCGGCCTGCTGCGCGAACCGGCGCCCGGCGCCGTCGACTTCGTGCACCGCACCTTCCAGGACTACCTGGGTGCGCGGGCCGCCGTCGAGGAGTGGGACATCGGCCTGCTGACCGCCCACGCGCACGACTCCCAGTGGGAGGATGTGATCCGGATGGCGGTGGCGCACGGACGGCCGCGCGAACGAGCGGAGATCCTGCGCGAGTTGCTGGCCCGCGCCGACGCCGCCACCGGTGAGGCCGAGCGCGCGGTGCGTACCCGCATCCTGCTCCTCGCGCTGGCCTGCCTGGAACACGCCACCGAGCTGGACCCGGCGGTCCGCAGGGCCGTGGAGGACCGCACGGCGGAGCTCCTGCCGCCCCGCTCCGCGGAGGAGGCCAGGGAACTGGCGGCGGCGGGGCCGCTGGTGCTGGAACTCCTGCCGGGCCCCGAGGGGTTGACCGAGGACGAGGCCGTCGCCGTCACGGTCGCGGCCTCGAACGTGGAGTCGGACCGGGCCGTGCCGGTACTGGCCCGGTTCCGGGACCATCCGGCGCTGCGGGTCCGCTCACAGCTGGTATGGGCCTGGCACCGCTTCGACGCGGGACGGTACGCGGAGGAGGTGGTGCGGCACCTCGATGCGGACGGGCTGATGTACTCGGTCCACACCGACGACCACCTGCGGCTGCTCCGGGAGATGGGCGGTCGCGAGCGGATCGACGCGCGGAGCAAGGTCTCCCAGGAGGGGCTTGCGTCGCACGCCCGGGAGGTCGGCGCGCAGTTCCTTCGCATCGAGGCCAACGACGTCCACGCCCTCGGGTTCCTCCGGGACACGCCACGGCTCACGCGGCTGACCCTCTACGACACCCCGCGCCTCGGCGACCTCTCACCGCTCGCCGGATTGCCCTTGGAGTGGCTCGCCCTCTTTCACCTCACCGGGCTCCGGGACCTGCGCCCCCTCGCTTCACTGCCCGGGCTCACCAACCTGACGGTCCACCTGCCGGACATCCCCTGGAGCCCCGACGACCTGCCGAAGGACGCTCCGCTCCAGCGTCTGCGGCTGGGCGGCACCGCCTCCCGCGGCTGGTCGGGCCCCCTCGCCGTGCGAGCCTGGCCGGAGCTGCGGGAGCTCCTGCTCGACTCCCAGGCCTGTCCGCGGGACGCCGCGGGCTGGGCGGAGATCGCCGCGCTGGAGTCGCTGACGCACCTCAGCGTGGACGCCGACTGCCTGGCCGCCTGCCCGGCCGGGCTCACGCTCCCCGGCCTGGTCAGCCTCAGGCTGTTCGACCCCGCGGGCACGTTCCCCGGCCGGGCGGCCGTCGCACACCACTTTCCCGGTCTGCGAAGGCTCGACGTGGTCGGACCGTCGAATGCCGTTCCGCTCCCCTCCTGA
- a CDS encoding M23 family metallopeptidase, translating into MSKFSFTRYSKKPALRTRATVLVAGMGASLALGAGAASAMDGGAVSLQGLSTDVASTVSAQADAQKKSIDAEKKAKADRAKAAADRHERAERQLQKTNGWEKPVDKYGLGEKFGLAGSHWSHKHSGQDFVVPTGTQVKAAHEGTVVKAGPNGGGDGPAYGNAIVIKHGAHTYTQYAHLSKIQVQVGQKVSAGDRIGLSGSTGNSTGPHLHFEVRTGADYGTGIEPVDFLRGEHVDV; encoded by the coding sequence ATGTCGAAGTTCTCCTTCACCCGGTATTCGAAGAAGCCCGCCCTGCGTACCCGCGCCACCGTTCTGGTGGCCGGCATGGGCGCCTCCCTCGCGCTGGGTGCCGGTGCTGCTTCGGCGATGGACGGCGGCGCGGTATCGCTCCAGGGCCTCTCCACGGACGTGGCGAGCACGGTGAGCGCGCAGGCCGACGCGCAGAAGAAGTCGATCGACGCGGAGAAGAAGGCCAAGGCCGACCGCGCCAAGGCGGCCGCTGACCGGCACGAGCGTGCCGAGCGGCAGCTGCAGAAGACCAACGGCTGGGAGAAGCCGGTGGACAAGTACGGCCTCGGCGAGAAGTTCGGTCTGGCCGGCAGTCACTGGTCGCACAAGCACAGTGGCCAGGACTTCGTGGTGCCCACGGGTACCCAGGTGAAGGCCGCGCACGAAGGCACCGTCGTGAAGGCGGGCCCGAACGGCGGCGGTGACGGTCCCGCGTACGGCAATGCCATTGTGATCAAGCACGGTGCCCACACGTACACGCAGTACGCGCACCTTTCGAAGATCCAGGTCCAGGTCGGCCAGAAGGTCTCCGCCGGTGACCGGATCGGCCTTTCCGGCAGCACCGGTAATTCCACCGGACCGCACCTGCACTTCGAGGTCCGTACCGGCGCTGACTACGGCACCGGTATCGAGCCGGTGGACTTCCTCCGCGGCGAGCACGTGGACGTCTGA
- a CDS encoding TetR/AcrR family transcriptional regulator, protein MGTAHARRGNTRQRIQDVALDLFAQQGYEKTSLREIAERLEVTKAALYYHFKTKEDIVISLFEDLARPCDELIAWAGDRPRTLETKQEVLRRYSEALRDAAPLFRFMQENQATVRDLSIGESFKARMLTMIGLLKEPDAELKDQARCVTALVSMHAGMFAMGNVEGDPEEKRAAILEVALELVTAANTAAAPQD, encoded by the coding sequence ATGGGCACAGCACACGCGCGCAGGGGCAACACCCGCCAGCGCATTCAGGACGTGGCCCTGGACCTCTTCGCGCAGCAGGGGTACGAGAAGACCTCGCTGCGGGAGATCGCCGAGCGGCTGGAGGTCACCAAGGCCGCCCTGTACTACCACTTCAAGACCAAGGAAGACATCGTCATCAGCCTCTTCGAGGACCTGGCCAGGCCCTGCGACGAGCTGATCGCGTGGGCCGGGGACCGGCCGCGCACGCTGGAGACGAAGCAGGAGGTCCTCCGCCGTTACAGCGAGGCGCTGCGCGACGCCGCCCCGCTCTTCCGCTTCATGCAGGAGAACCAGGCCACCGTCCGCGACCTCAGCATCGGTGAGTCGTTCAAGGCGCGGATGCTGACGATGATCGGGCTCCTCAAGGAGCCCGATGCAGAACTCAAGGACCAGGCGCGCTGCGTCACCGCACTGGTCTCGATGCACGCCGGAATGTTCGCCATGGGAAACGTCGAAGGCGACCCCGAGGAGAAGCGCGCGGCCATCCTCGAAGTCGCCCTCGAATTGGTCACCGCGGCGAATACCGCCGCGGCACCACAGGATTAA
- a CDS encoding MDR family MFS transporter — MAATQAAAPADTGGKQPASVRVVLFALMIAMLLAMLDNMIVGTAMPTIVGELGGLDHLSWVVTAYTLATAASTPIWGKLGDMYGRKGVFLTSIVIFLIGSATSGMAQDMGQLIAFRAVQGLGAGGLMVGVMAIIGDLIPPRERGKYQGMMAGVMAVAMIGGPLVGGTITDHLGWRWSFYINLPLGAIALAMITAVLHLPRKRSQARIDYVGAALLTVGITALVLITTWGGTEYDWLSAQIVGLGALGVVSLLAFVLVESKVSEPVLPLHIFRNGNFSLVTVIGFLVGFVMFGSMTFLPLFQQTVQGASATNSGLLLLPMLLAMMAVSLIAGRVTTSSGRYKIFVVGGGALITAGLFLLSLMDTGTSRFTSGAFMAVLGAGMGFLMQTTMLIAQNSVEMKDMGVGSSSATLFRTIGGSFGVAIFGALFTHQVQNTMAERGGAAAGKAMEGGTQLDSGGLAQLPGPLKDAYLHAVADGTHLVFLWGAAVSVIGFLAAWFLKEVPLRGGPAQPEPGGEPQDAPRAEATQGV; from the coding sequence ATGGCCGCAACCCAGGCCGCCGCGCCGGCGGACACCGGGGGCAAGCAGCCCGCCAGTGTCCGCGTGGTGCTCTTCGCACTGATGATCGCGATGCTGCTCGCGATGCTCGACAACATGATCGTGGGCACCGCGATGCCGACGATCGTCGGCGAGCTCGGCGGCCTCGACCACCTCTCCTGGGTGGTCACCGCCTACACCCTCGCCACCGCCGCTTCCACGCCCATCTGGGGCAAGCTCGGCGACATGTACGGCCGCAAGGGCGTCTTCCTCACCTCGATCGTGATCTTCCTGATCGGCTCGGCGACCTCCGGCATGGCCCAGGACATGGGCCAGCTCATCGCCTTCCGCGCGGTCCAGGGCCTGGGCGCCGGCGGTCTGATGGTCGGCGTGATGGCGATCATCGGTGATCTGATCCCGCCCCGGGAGCGCGGCAAGTACCAGGGCATGATGGCCGGCGTCATGGCCGTCGCCATGATCGGCGGCCCGCTCGTCGGCGGCACCATCACCGACCACCTCGGCTGGCGCTGGAGCTTCTACATCAACCTGCCGCTCGGCGCGATAGCCCTGGCCATGATCACGGCCGTGCTGCACCTGCCCAGGAAGCGCTCCCAGGCGCGCATCGACTACGTGGGCGCCGCGCTCCTCACCGTCGGCATCACCGCGCTCGTCCTGATCACCACCTGGGGCGGTACGGAGTACGACTGGCTGTCGGCGCAGATCGTGGGCCTCGGCGCCCTCGGCGTGGTGTCGCTCCTCGCGTTCGTGCTCGTCGAGAGCAAGGTCAGCGAGCCCGTCCTGCCGCTGCACATCTTCCGCAACGGCAACTTCTCGCTCGTCACCGTGATCGGCTTCCTGGTCGGCTTCGTGATGTTCGGGTCGATGACCTTCCTGCCGCTCTTCCAGCAGACCGTCCAGGGCGCCTCGGCCACCAACTCCGGCCTGCTGCTCCTGCCGATGCTGCTGGCGATGATGGCCGTCTCGCTGATCGCGGGCCGGGTCACCACGAGCAGCGGCCGGTACAAGATCTTCGTCGTGGGCGGCGGCGCGCTGATCACCGCGGGGCTCTTCCTGCTGTCCCTGATGGACACCGGCACCAGCCGCTTCACCTCGGGCGCCTTCATGGCCGTCCTCGGCGCCGGCATGGGCTTCCTGATGCAGACGACCATGCTGATCGCGCAGAACAGCGTCGAGATGAAGGACATGGGCGTCGGCTCCTCGTCCGCCACGCTCTTCCGGACCATCGGCGGCTCCTTCGGCGTGGCGATCTTCGGTGCGCTCTTCACCCACCAGGTGCAGAACACCATGGCCGAGCGGGGCGGTGCGGCCGCCGGCAAGGCCATGGAGGGCGGCACGCAGCTCGACTCCGGCGGCCTGGCGCAGCTCCCGGGCCCGCTGAAGGACGCGTACCTGCACGCGGTCGCCGACGGTACCCACCTGGTCTTCCTGTGGGGCGCGGCCGTCAGCGTCATCGGCTTCCTGGCGGCCTGGTTCCTCAAGGAGGTGCCGCTGCGCGGCGGCCCGGCGCAGCCGGAGCCGGGCGGCGAGCCGCAGGATGCGCCCCGGGCGGAGGCCACCCAGGGGGTCTGA
- the cseC gene encoding two-component system sensor histidine kinase CseC: MVGLALRTGLRWKLSAAIALVGALVAIALSLVVHNAARVSMLDNSRDVQIERLNFTQRIYETTARLQFGARLDDPKLPKALRAEVAEGRRATYLEDNGEAAPEVWAAAPLDDGRVLSIHNDFPDRFTVLDDLDQALFIGSISVVAAGCALGVLVGGRLSKRLRKAAEAARKLAEGDTSVHVRDEIGGRVRDETDELARAMDAMSDALQSRIEAERRVTADIAHELRTPVTGLLTAAELLPPGRPTELVRDRAQAMRTLVEDVLEVARLDGYAERAELQDVELGEFVRRRVRALGPDIRIEVLRDAEVSTDPRRLERILGNLIANASRHGRPPVEVTVEGRVIRVRDHGPGFPESLLREGPSRFRTGSSDRSGRGHGLGLTIAAGQARVLGARLTFRNAEAAVDGTSGAVAVLWLPENAPTATGSFPVIRLPGPED; this comes from the coding sequence GTGGTCGGACTCGCCCTGCGTACGGGACTGCGCTGGAAGCTCAGTGCGGCGATCGCGCTCGTCGGAGCACTGGTCGCGATCGCGCTGAGCCTCGTCGTGCACAACGCCGCCCGGGTGTCCATGCTCGACAACAGCCGCGACGTGCAGATCGAGCGGCTGAACTTCACCCAGCGGATCTACGAGACCACCGCCCGCCTCCAGTTCGGCGCCCGGCTGGACGACCCGAAGCTGCCCAAGGCGCTGCGCGCCGAGGTCGCCGAGGGCCGGCGCGCCACCTATCTGGAGGACAACGGGGAGGCCGCCCCTGAGGTGTGGGCCGCGGCGCCGCTGGACGACGGCCGGGTGCTCTCGATCCACAACGACTTCCCCGACCGCTTCACCGTCCTGGACGACCTCGACCAGGCGCTGTTCATCGGGTCCATCTCGGTGGTCGCGGCCGGCTGCGCGCTGGGCGTGCTGGTCGGCGGCCGGCTCTCCAAGCGGCTGCGGAAGGCGGCGGAGGCGGCCCGCAAGCTCGCCGAGGGCGACACCTCCGTCCACGTACGGGACGAGATCGGCGGGCGGGTACGGGACGAGACCGACGAACTGGCACGCGCCATGGACGCCATGTCGGACGCGCTCCAGTCCCGGATCGAGGCCGAGCGGCGGGTGACGGCGGACATCGCGCACGAGCTGCGCACGCCCGTCACGGGGCTGCTCACCGCGGCCGAGCTGCTGCCCCCGGGCCGCCCGACGGAGCTCGTACGGGACCGGGCGCAGGCCATGCGGACGCTGGTCGAGGACGTACTGGAGGTGGCCCGGCTGGACGGCTACGCCGAGCGGGCCGAGCTCCAGGACGTCGAGCTCGGGGAGTTCGTCCGGCGGCGGGTGCGGGCGCTGGGCCCGGACATCCGCATCGAGGTGCTGCGGGACGCGGAGGTCAGCACCGATCCGCGCCGGCTGGAGCGCATCCTCGGCAACCTCATCGCCAACGCCTCCCGGCACGGCAGGCCGCCGGTGGAGGTCACGGTCGAGGGCCGGGTGATCCGCGTCCGCGACCACGGGCCCGGCTTCCCCGAGTCGCTGCTCCGCGAGGGCCCGAGCCGCTTCCGTACCGGCAGCAGCGACCGGTCGGGCCGCGGCCACGGCCTGGGCCTGACCATCGCGGCGGGCCAGGCCCGGGTGCTCGGCGCCCGGCTGACCTTCCGCAACGCGGAGGCCGCCGTGGACGGCACCAGCGGCGCCGTCGCCGTCCTCTGGCTCCCCGAGAACGCCCCGACCGCCACCGGCAGCTTCCCGGTGATCCGGCTCCCGGGCCCGGAGGACTGA
- the cseB gene encoding two-component system response regulator CseB, with product MAETHVLFVEDDDVIREATQLALERDGFVVTAMPDGLSGLEAFRADRPDIALLDVMVPGLDGVSLCRRIRDESTVPVIMLSARADSIDVVLGLEAGADDYVTKPFDGAVLVARIRAVLRRFGHASGPDGRGGAGKDTASAADDGLLRFGDLEVDTEGMEVRRDGRPVALTPTEMRLLLEFSDAPGTVLSRDRLLERVWDYGWGGDTRVVDVHVQRLRGKIGQDRIETVRGFGYKLRG from the coding sequence ATGGCCGAGACCCATGTGCTCTTCGTCGAGGACGACGACGTCATCCGCGAGGCCACCCAGCTCGCCCTGGAACGGGACGGCTTCGTGGTGACGGCCATGCCGGACGGGCTCTCGGGCCTGGAGGCGTTCCGCGCCGACCGGCCCGACATCGCCCTGCTGGACGTGATGGTGCCCGGCCTGGACGGGGTCAGCCTGTGCCGGCGCATCCGGGACGAGTCGACGGTCCCGGTGATCATGCTGTCCGCGCGCGCCGACTCCATCGACGTGGTGCTCGGCCTGGAGGCGGGCGCCGACGACTACGTCACCAAGCCGTTCGACGGTGCGGTGCTGGTCGCCCGGATACGGGCGGTGCTGCGCCGCTTCGGACACGCCAGCGGCCCGGACGGCCGCGGCGGTGCGGGCAAGGACACGGCGTCGGCCGCCGACGACGGGCTGCTGCGCTTCGGTGACCTGGAGGTGGACACCGAAGGCATGGAGGTGCGGCGCGACGGCCGGCCGGTCGCGCTGACGCCGACCGAGATGCGGCTGCTGCTGGAGTTCTCCGACGCGCCGGGCACGGTGCTCTCCCGCGACCGGCTGCTGGAGCGGGTGTGGGACTACGGCTGGGGCGGTGACACCCGGGTCGTCGACGTGCACGTGCAACGGCTGCGCGGCAAGATCGGCCAGGACCGGATCGAGACGGTCCGCGGCTTCGGCTACAAGCTGAGAGGCTGA